The following proteins are encoded in a genomic region of Pseudomonas saponiphila:
- a CDS encoding sugar ABC transporter ATP-binding protein, which translates to MSVSAANAVLSVSGIGKTYAQPVLTGIDLTLLRGEVLALTGENGAGKSTLSKIIGGLVSPTIGHMQFNGQDYRPASRTQAEDLGIRMVMQELNLLPTLSVAENLFLDNLPSNGGWISRKQLRKAAIEAMAQVGLDAIDPDTLVGELGIGHQQMVEIARNLIGDCHVLILDEPTAMLTAREVEMLFEQIARLQARGVSIIYISHRLEELSRIAQRIAVLRDGCLVCVEPMANYNSEQLVNLMVGRELGEHIDLGERKIGAPALTVSNLCRSDKVRDVSFAVRSGEIFGISGLIGAGRTELLRLIFGADAADSGSIALGTPARPVSIRSPVDAVANGIALITEDRKGEGLLLTQSISANIALGNMPAISRRGLVNGQDEEQLARRQIDAMRIRSSSPAQRVSELSGGNQQKVVIGRWLERDCSVLLFDEPTRGIDVGAKFDIYGLLGELTRQGKALVVVSSDLRELMLICDRIGVLSAGRLIDTFERDSWTQDELLAAAFAGYQKRDALLNEVAPRNAP; encoded by the coding sequence ATGTCAGTTTCCGCTGCGAACGCTGTCCTTTCGGTCAGCGGTATCGGCAAGACCTATGCACAACCGGTATTGACCGGCATCGACCTGACGCTGCTGCGCGGGGAGGTGCTGGCCCTGACCGGGGAAAACGGTGCCGGCAAGAGTACCCTGTCGAAGATCATCGGTGGCCTGGTCAGTCCGACCATCGGGCACATGCAGTTCAATGGTCAGGACTATCGTCCCGCTAGCCGCACCCAGGCCGAGGACCTGGGTATCCGCATGGTCATGCAGGAGCTCAACCTGCTGCCGACCCTGTCGGTGGCCGAAAACCTGTTTCTCGACAACCTGCCCAGCAATGGCGGCTGGATCAGCCGCAAGCAACTGCGCAAGGCGGCGATCGAAGCCATGGCCCAGGTCGGCCTGGACGCCATCGATCCTGACACCCTGGTGGGCGAGTTGGGCATCGGCCATCAGCAAATGGTGGAGATTGCCCGCAACCTGATCGGCGACTGCCATGTGCTGATTCTTGATGAGCCCACGGCCATGCTCACGGCTCGCGAGGTGGAGATGCTTTTCGAGCAGATCGCCCGTCTGCAGGCTCGGGGTGTATCGATCATCTATATCTCCCATCGCCTGGAAGAACTGTCCCGGATTGCCCAGCGCATTGCCGTATTGCGCGATGGTTGCCTGGTCTGTGTCGAGCCCATGGCCAACTACAACAGCGAGCAGTTGGTGAACCTGATGGTGGGGCGCGAGCTGGGCGAGCATATCGATCTGGGTGAGCGCAAGATCGGCGCCCCGGCGCTGACGGTGAGCAACCTTTGCCGTTCGGACAAGGTTCGCGATGTGTCGTTTGCGGTGCGCAGCGGCGAGATCTTCGGGATTTCCGGGCTGATCGGGGCAGGGCGTACTGAGCTGTTGCGCCTGATCTTCGGCGCCGATGCTGCCGACAGCGGCAGCATTGCCCTGGGGACGCCGGCGCGGCCTGTGAGCATTCGCTCGCCGGTGGACGCCGTGGCCAACGGTATTGCCCTGATCACCGAGGACCGCAAGGGAGAGGGCCTGCTGCTGACCCAGTCGATCAGCGCCAATATCGCCTTGGGCAATATGCCGGCGATTTCCCGTCGTGGCCTGGTCAATGGCCAGGACGAGGAGCAGTTGGCTCGGCGGCAGATCGACGCCATGCGCATTCGCAGTTCCAGCCCGGCGCAACGGGTCAGTGAATTGTCCGGCGGCAACCAGCAGAAAGTAGTGATCGGTCGCTGGCTGGAGCGCGACTGCTCGGTGCTGCTGTTCGACGAACCCACTCGCGGCATCGATGTCGGCGCCAAGTTCGATATCTACGGCCTGCTGGGCGAGTTGACCCGCCAGGGCAAGGCTCTGGTGGTGGTGTCCAGCGACTTGCGCGAGTTGATGCTGATCTGCGACCGCATCGGCGTGCTGTCTGCCGGACGTCTGATCGACACCTTCGAGCGTGACAGCTGGACCCAGGACGAATTGCTTGCCGCCGCCTTTGCCGGCTATCAGAAACGAGATGCGCTGCTCAATGAAGTGGCGCCTAGGAACGCACCATGA